The Benincasa hispida cultivar B227 chromosome 9, ASM972705v1, whole genome shotgun sequence genome has a segment encoding these proteins:
- the LOC120085889 gene encoding TOM1-like protein 9 isoform X2, with product MVNPMVERATSDMLIGPDWAANMEICDMINRDIGQTKGVVKRIKKRLGSKHPKVQLLVLTLLETIFKNCGNISHALVAEKEIPHDMVKIVKKKRAGAVFPHKSERPAPVLTSPERQQVELYNQNADNPDYQQDAPGSSRDVKLSALSLSEIQLARGVVVVLAEMLNALDPGNKEDIKQDVVVDLVEQCHGYKQRVVQLVNSTSDESLLCQGLSLNDDLQRVLSKHEAMASRMSVQKGEPKPELVGARHDDHIPLNDTGNQQPERKLASNATGSSTQTVNQSMNASPTIGGTASPAKFDPKLDLLSGDDYIPPVANTSLALVPLTEQQPTTPLSEQNALVPFDLHYDSNQATNVADTLSGNPGDQSHASVSNFHQHHNFQGSQNNESFPPPPWEAQPVDDNGSVAGDEYPHPMKVTQVVFTHVQNGLYPQGLQPIANNQVVGVYIQPIVGSQISALNSQFTISNQLDSATRTFDGGPYGAMLSQQYPLQMFGNQFSGYGHIQPQGAQYLEQRMYISNDNGITNSSYQISALSSMTPNRPSKPEDNLFGDLVDLAKFKSMKPTPAAAGSD from the exons ATGGTGAATCCGATGGTTGAACGTGCCACGAGCGATATGTTGATCGGTCCAGACTGGGCTGCGAACATGGAGATATGTGATATGATCAACAGAGATATTGG GCAAACAAAAGGTGTTGTTAAAAGAATAAAGAAGCGCCTTGGAAGTAAGCACCCCAAAGTTCAGCTTCTTGTTTTAACA CTCTTGGAGACCATATTCAAGAATTGTGGAAACATTAGTCATGCACTTGTCGCCGAGAAGGAAATTCCCCATGATATGGTCAAAATTGTAAAGAAGAAG CGTGCTGGGGCAGTTTTCCCCCATAAATCTGAAAGGCCAGCGCCTGTACTCACATCTCCAGAAAGACAACAGGTGGAATTGTATAATCAGAATGCGGACAATCCTGATTATCAGCAAGATGCTCCAGGATCCTCAAGGGATGTTAAATTATCAGCCTTGAG CTTGAGTGAGATCCAACTTGCACGGGGAGTAGTGGTTGTCCTTGCAGAAATGCTAAATGCATTAGATCCAGGAAACAAGGAG GATATTAAGCAGGATGTTGTTGTTGACTTGGTAGAGCAATGCCATGGTTACAAGCAGAGAGTAGTTCAACTCGTGAATTCAACTTC GGATGAATCATTGCTCTGCCAAGGATTGTCACTTAATGATGATTTACAACGTGTACTTTCCAAGCATGAAGCCATGGCTTCAAGAATGTCTGTTCAGAAAGGGGAACCCAAGCCCGAATTGGTTGGAGCACGTCATGATGATCATATTCCTCTTAATGACACTGGAAACCAACAACCTGAGAGGAA GTTGGCTTCCAATGCTACCGGCTCAAGCACACAAACAGTAAATCAGTCAATGAATGCATCTCCCACCATTGGTGGTACAGCTTCTCCAGCTAAGTTTGATCCCAAATTGGACCTACTGAGTGGTGACGACTACATTCCTCCTGTGGCGAACACTTCACTGGCTCTTGTTCCTTTGACCGAGCAGCAGCCAACTACTCCTTTATCTGAACAGAACGCCCTCGTCCCATTCGACCTGCATTATGATAGCAACCAAGCAACTAATGTTGCTGATACCCTGTCCGGCAATCCTGGAGACCAAAGCCATGCTTCTGTCTCAAACTTCCACCAGCACCATAACTTTCAAGGTTCTCAAAACAACGAGTCATTTCCACCACCACCTTGGGAAGCTCAGCCTGTGGATGATAATGGTTCGGTAGCAGGTGATGAGTATCCCCATCCGATGAAGGTGACTCAGGTTGTTTTCACGCATGTGCAGAATGGTCTGTATCCGCAAGGACTTCAACCAATCGCAAATAACCAAGTTGTAGGTGTGTATATCCAGCCAATTGTAGGCAGCCAGATTTCAGCACTTAATAGCCAGTTTACTATTAGCAATCAGCTGGATTCGGCCACTCGGACATTCGACGGAGGGCCTTACGGAGCAATGCTTTCGCAGCAGTATCCTTTGCAAATGTTTGGCAACCAATTCTCTGGCTATGGCCACATCCAGCCACAGGGGGCACAGTATCTGGAACAGCGTATGTATATTAGTAATGATAATGGCATAACAAATTCATCCTACCAGATTTCTGCCTTGTCTAGTATGACTCCCAACAGGCCTTCTAAGCCAGAGGACAATCTGTTTGGTGATCTCGTTGACTTGGCAAAGTTCAAGTCCATGAAACCTACTCCTGCAGCTGCTGGTAGCGACTGA
- the LOC120085889 gene encoding TOM1-like protein 9 isoform X1 has product MVNPMVERATSDMLIGPDWAANMEICDMINRDIGQTKGVVKRIKKRLGSKHPKVQLLVLTLLETIFKNCGNISHALVAEKEIPHDMVKIVKKKPDLRVKEKILFLINAWQEALGGPTGRYPQYYAAYQELLRAGAVFPHKSERPAPVLTSPERQQVELYNQNADNPDYQQDAPGSSRDVKLSALSLSEIQLARGVVVVLAEMLNALDPGNKEDIKQDVVVDLVEQCHGYKQRVVQLVNSTSDESLLCQGLSLNDDLQRVLSKHEAMASRMSVQKGEPKPELVGARHDDHIPLNDTGNQQPERKLASNATGSSTQTVNQSMNASPTIGGTASPAKFDPKLDLLSGDDYIPPVANTSLALVPLTEQQPTTPLSEQNALVPFDLHYDSNQATNVADTLSGNPGDQSHASVSNFHQHHNFQGSQNNESFPPPPWEAQPVDDNGSVAGDEYPHPMKVTQVVFTHVQNGLYPQGLQPIANNQVVGVYIQPIVGSQISALNSQFTISNQLDSATRTFDGGPYGAMLSQQYPLQMFGNQFSGYGHIQPQGAQYLEQRMYISNDNGITNSSYQISALSSMTPNRPSKPEDNLFGDLVDLAKFKSMKPTPAAAGSD; this is encoded by the exons ATGGTGAATCCGATGGTTGAACGTGCCACGAGCGATATGTTGATCGGTCCAGACTGGGCTGCGAACATGGAGATATGTGATATGATCAACAGAGATATTGG GCAAACAAAAGGTGTTGTTAAAAGAATAAAGAAGCGCCTTGGAAGTAAGCACCCCAAAGTTCAGCTTCTTGTTTTAACA CTCTTGGAGACCATATTCAAGAATTGTGGAAACATTAGTCATGCACTTGTCGCCGAGAAGGAAATTCCCCATGATATGGTCAAAATTGTAAAGAAGAAG CCTGACCTTCGTGTCAAAGAGAAGATATTATTCCTGATAAATGCCTGGCAAGAGGCTTTAGGAGGACCAACAGGACGATATCCACAATATTATGCTGCTTATCAAGAACTATTG CGTGCTGGGGCAGTTTTCCCCCATAAATCTGAAAGGCCAGCGCCTGTACTCACATCTCCAGAAAGACAACAGGTGGAATTGTATAATCAGAATGCGGACAATCCTGATTATCAGCAAGATGCTCCAGGATCCTCAAGGGATGTTAAATTATCAGCCTTGAG CTTGAGTGAGATCCAACTTGCACGGGGAGTAGTGGTTGTCCTTGCAGAAATGCTAAATGCATTAGATCCAGGAAACAAGGAG GATATTAAGCAGGATGTTGTTGTTGACTTGGTAGAGCAATGCCATGGTTACAAGCAGAGAGTAGTTCAACTCGTGAATTCAACTTC GGATGAATCATTGCTCTGCCAAGGATTGTCACTTAATGATGATTTACAACGTGTACTTTCCAAGCATGAAGCCATGGCTTCAAGAATGTCTGTTCAGAAAGGGGAACCCAAGCCCGAATTGGTTGGAGCACGTCATGATGATCATATTCCTCTTAATGACACTGGAAACCAACAACCTGAGAGGAA GTTGGCTTCCAATGCTACCGGCTCAAGCACACAAACAGTAAATCAGTCAATGAATGCATCTCCCACCATTGGTGGTACAGCTTCTCCAGCTAAGTTTGATCCCAAATTGGACCTACTGAGTGGTGACGACTACATTCCTCCTGTGGCGAACACTTCACTGGCTCTTGTTCCTTTGACCGAGCAGCAGCCAACTACTCCTTTATCTGAACAGAACGCCCTCGTCCCATTCGACCTGCATTATGATAGCAACCAAGCAACTAATGTTGCTGATACCCTGTCCGGCAATCCTGGAGACCAAAGCCATGCTTCTGTCTCAAACTTCCACCAGCACCATAACTTTCAAGGTTCTCAAAACAACGAGTCATTTCCACCACCACCTTGGGAAGCTCAGCCTGTGGATGATAATGGTTCGGTAGCAGGTGATGAGTATCCCCATCCGATGAAGGTGACTCAGGTTGTTTTCACGCATGTGCAGAATGGTCTGTATCCGCAAGGACTTCAACCAATCGCAAATAACCAAGTTGTAGGTGTGTATATCCAGCCAATTGTAGGCAGCCAGATTTCAGCACTTAATAGCCAGTTTACTATTAGCAATCAGCTGGATTCGGCCACTCGGACATTCGACGGAGGGCCTTACGGAGCAATGCTTTCGCAGCAGTATCCTTTGCAAATGTTTGGCAACCAATTCTCTGGCTATGGCCACATCCAGCCACAGGGGGCACAGTATCTGGAACAGCGTATGTATATTAGTAATGATAATGGCATAACAAATTCATCCTACCAGATTTCTGCCTTGTCTAGTATGACTCCCAACAGGCCTTCTAAGCCAGAGGACAATCTGTTTGGTGATCTCGTTGACTTGGCAAAGTTCAAGTCCATGAAACCTACTCCTGCAGCTGCTGGTAGCGACTGA